Sequence from the Longimicrobiaceae bacterium genome:
TCGTCGCACACGATCAGCTCCGGCTCCACCGCCAGCGCCCGCGCGATCCCGATGCGCTGCCGCTGTCCGCCCGAAAACTCGTGCGGGTAGCGCACGGCGTGCTCCGGCCGCAGCCCCACGATGCTCAGCAGCTCCGCCACACGCGCGTCCGCCGCCTTCCCCTTCGCAAGGTTGTGCACCGTGAGCACCTCGCGCAGCGTCTCGGCGATGGTCATGCGCGGGTTGAGCGACGAGAAGGGGTCCTGGAAGATGATCTGCGCCCGGCGCCGCAGGGTGCGCAGCTCGTCCTTGCCCATGTCGAAGATGTTCCTGCCGCGGAACTCGGCCGTGCCCGCCGTCGCCTCCTGCAGGCGAAGCAGCGTGCGGCCGGTGGTGCTCTTGCCGCAGCCGGACTCGCCCACCATCCCCAGCGTCTCGCCCTTGCGCAGGAAGAAGGAGACGCCGTCCACCGCCTTCACGTCGCCCACGTGGCGGTTGAAGAAGCCCTTGTGGATGGGGAAGTACTTCTTGAGCCCGCGTACCGCGAGCAGCGCGTCGGGCGGCGTCTGCATCTCGTCCGGCGTCGTGCCGCGCAGGTCGCTGTCGCCCTTCGCGGGCGGAAGCTCCTGCCGCTCGGGCGACTCCGGCATGCGGTGGATCACCCCGCCACGCCCTCGCCCCGCCGCACCCTCCAAGCTCCCCGGCGTGCGCTCCACGCCCTCGCCCACCAGCCCCTCGGCATGGCGGCCGGTCTCCTCGCCGCCCACGCGCCCATCGGCCGACCCTTGGCCGCCCGCGGGGGTGCGTCCGTCCGGCGCCGCGCTCATGCCACGCCTCCGTCGGCCGCGGGGACCACGTCTTCGGGCCGTCCCGCCACCGGCATCGCCGCGCCGGTGCCCGTCACCGCGCCCGCGGCGGTGAAGCCACCGCCCGCCGCGCGGATCTCGTCGCGCTTCTCGGGATACTTCACCAGCCAGCACTTGTTTCGCCGGCCGGGGCCGATGTCGAACAGCGGCGGCTCCTCCTTCTCCGTCTTCTCCCAGCCGTACGGGCAGCGGTCGTGGAAGCGGCAGCCCACCGGCCAGTTGAGCGGGCTGGGCACCACGCCGGGGATCACCGCCAGCCGCTCCACCTGCTCGCCCAGCTTGGGCATGGAGCGCAGCAGGCCCTCGGTGTACGGGTTCTGCGGGTCGTGGAACACGTCGTCCACCGGCCCTTCCTCGAACACCTGGCCCGCGTACATTACGATCACGCGGTCGCACGTCTCCGCCACCACGCCCAGGTCGTGTGTGATGAGGATGATGGACATCCCCAGCTCCTCCTGGAGCCGGTTCAGCAGGTCCAGGATCTGGGCCTGGATGGTCACGTCCAGCGCCGTGGTCGGCTCGTCGGCGATGAGCAGCTTGGGGTTGCACGCCAGCGCCATGGCGATCATCACGCGCTGCCGCATGCCGCCGGAGAGCTGGTGCGGGAACTCGTCCACCCGCTGGTGCGGGATGGGGATGCCGACCAGCTGCAGCATCTCGATGGCGCGGTCGCGGGCGTCGCGCTTGTTCAGCCCCTGGTGCAGCCGCAGCGACTCCACGATCTGGTCGCCCACGCGGAACACCGGGTTCAGCGACGTCATGGGCTCCTGGAAGATCATCGCCACGTCGTTGCCGCGGATCTGGCGCATGCGGCCCTCGGTGGCGCGCGCCAGGTCCTCCATCTCGCCGTTCTCCTGCCGGAACAGGATGCGCGAGCCGTCCTGGATGCGGCCGGGCGGCTCGGGGATCAGGCGCATGATGGAGAGCGACGTCACGCTCTTGCCGCTGCCCGACTCGCCCACGATGCCCAGCGTCTCGCCGGGGTTCACGTGGAAGCTCACGCCGTCCACGGCGCGCGCCAGGCCCGCGTCGGTCTTGAAGTACGTGCGCAGGTTCTCCACCTGCAGGATCGGCTCAGCCATCCAGTAGCGCTTTCAAGACGGTGTTGTCGCTTCGTGGGCGAGACGCGCCCGTTGAGCCTCGTACGACGTACGGCTTGGGCGAATGCCCGCTGCGCGGCCACCGCGCTCTATTCCGCGGGACACGAAACCACCGTGTCCAGCGGAACGAAGCCCCGCGCAAACCGCCGCGCGGGTCTTCGCCCTCCGGGTCACGATCGCTTTCGCGGCGGTGCCGGCGCGACGCATCACATCAGCCCCCACTCCGCCAGCACGTCCCACGCGTCCGGCAGCGGCTCCGCCCACAGCCACTCGGCGTCCAGCCAGAAGCCTTCCATCACCCGGCTGTGGAGGCGGCCCTCCGCATCGGCGGGGACGACGTCGAACCGTCCGCCGTCCGCGAGCCGGTACAGCTCGGCGGAGTGGACGAGCGGGTCGATCAGCCAGAACTCGCGGACACCGGCGCGCTCGTACTCGCGGCGCTTCTCGTCGCGGTCACGCGTCCGGCTCTCCGGGCTCACGACCTCGACGACGAGGTCTGCGGGGCCATCCAGGAAAGTCGGCTTGATCCGCCCGCCGTTCTGGGCTGCGATGAAGAGGATGTCGGGCTCGCGTCCCGCCTGCGCCGTCTTCATGTAGAAGGGCGCGTGCAGCACCGTCCCCAGCTTCCGCCGCTGCGCCAGCAGGTTCATAAGGGTGGTGAGGAAGACGGTGATGCGCGCGTGCCGCTCGGACACGGGGCTCATCGGCACCACCTCTCCGTCCACCCACTCCGCGCGCACGTCCTCGCTCGCCGTGGCGAGGAAGTCCTCCCACGAGATGCGGGAATGGAGCGAGTCCGCGCGCGTAGCCATCGGGACCTCAAATCCTCAGGCGCGGGTCCAGCGCGTCGCGCAGGCCGTCGCCCAGGAGGTTGAAGGCGATCACGGTGAGCACGATGGCCAGGCCGGGGAAGGTGGAGATCCACCATGCCTGGATCAGCACGTCGCGGCCGTCGGAGATCATGTTGCCCCAGCTGGGCGTCGGCGGCTGCACGCCCAGGCCCAGGAACGAGAGCGACGCCTCGGTGAGGATCGTCTGGCCGATGCCCAGCGTGGCGGACACGATCACCGGCGCCAGCGTGTTGGGCACCACGTGCCGGAAGATGATGCGCCCGTCCCCCATCCCCAGCGCCCGCGCGGCCTGGACGAACTCCCGTTCTCGGAGCGATAAGACCTCGCCACGGACGATGCGAGCCGTTCCCATCCATCCCGTCAATCCGAGCACCACCACCACGAGCCAGATGCTGCTCTGGAAGAGCGCGATGACCACGATCAGCAGCACCAGGCGCGGGAACGACAGCATCATGTCGGTGAAGCGCATGAGCATGGAGTCTACGATGCCGCCGTAGTAGCCGGCCAGCGCACCCATCAGCGTGCCCAGCGTGACGCTGATGCCCACCGCGATGAAGCCGATGGTGAGCGAGATGCGCGACCCGTAGAGCACGCGCGAGAAGATGTCGCGGCCGAACTTGTCGGTGCCCATCAGGTGCTGGATGGACGGATGCAGGTAGCGCGACAGCACGATGTCGCCCTGCGCGACCGGGTCGTACGGCGCGATCATGGGGGTGAGCAGCGTGACCACGTACAGCAGCACCATCACCCCCAGCCCCGCCATCGCCATGCGGTTGCGGCGGAAGTGCCGGCCCGCGATGGCCCACTGCGAGTCGCCGCGCTTTCGCGGTGGCTGCCCCGCCCGGCGCACGCTGCGAACCGTCCACCACGCCATGGCCGCCGCCAGCAGCAGCAGCGAGGCGATGGCG
This genomic interval carries:
- a CDS encoding ATP-binding cassette domain-containing protein yields the protein MSAAPDGRTPAGGQGSADGRVGGEETGRHAEGLVGEGVERTPGSLEGAAGRGRGGVIHRMPESPERQELPPAKGDSDLRGTTPDEMQTPPDALLAVRGLKKYFPIHKGFFNRHVGDVKAVDGVSFFLRKGETLGMVGESGCGKSTTGRTLLRLQEATAGTAEFRGRNIFDMGKDELRTLRRRAQIIFQDPFSSLNPRMTIAETLREVLTVHNLAKGKAADARVAELLSIVGLRPEHAVRYPHEFSGGQRQRIGIARALAVEPELIVCDEPVSALDVSVQAQVINLLQDLQRQFGLSYLFIAHDAEVVRDEHEGDARRLLELGQQLHDLVLHRHVERRHRLVGHDDLRADHQRRRDADALAQPAAELVRELARVGRRERHALHQLHDLAAA
- a CDS encoding ABC transporter ATP-binding protein; amino-acid sequence: MAEPILQVENLRTYFKTDAGLARAVDGVSFHVNPGETLGIVGESGSGKSVTSLSIMRLIPEPPGRIQDGSRILFRQENGEMEDLARATEGRMRQIRGNDVAMIFQEPMTSLNPVFRVGDQIVESLRLHQGLNKRDARDRAIEMLQLVGIPIPHQRVDEFPHQLSGGMRQRVMIAMALACNPKLLIADEPTTALDVTIQAQILDLLNRLQEELGMSIILITHDLGVVAETCDRVIVMYAGQVFEEGPVDDVFHDPQNPYTEGLLRSMPKLGEQVERLAVIPGVVPSPLNWPVGCRFHDRCPYGWEKTEKEEPPLFDIGPGRRNKCWLVKYPEKRDEIRAAGGGFTAAGAVTGTGAAMPVAGRPEDVVPAADGGVA
- a CDS encoding Uma2 family endonuclease, yielding MATRADSLHSRISWEDFLATASEDVRAEWVDGEVVPMSPVSERHARITVFLTTLMNLLAQRRKLGTVLHAPFYMKTAQAGREPDILFIAAQNGGRIKPTFLDGPADLVVEVVSPESRTRDRDEKRREYERAGVREFWLIDPLVHSAELYRLADGGRFDVVPADAEGRLHSRVMEGFWLDAEWLWAEPLPDAWDVLAEWGLM
- the opp4C gene encoding oligopeptide ABC transporter permease, with translation MRASPNVEASPPEPLPDGASPLPPAPGRGGGAVFRFALLLLGWGLILAVAYMAWGRIGAIRAGGQRFPVDMMVAIASLLLLAAAMAWWTVRSVRRAGQPPRKRGDSQWAIAGRHFRRNRMAMAGLGVMVLLYVVTLLTPMIAPYDPVAQGDIVLSRYLHPSIQHLMGTDKFGRDIFSRVLYGSRISLTIGFIAVGISVTLGTLMGALAGYYGGIVDSMLMRFTDMMLSFPRLVLLIVVIALFQSSIWLVVVVLGLTGWMGTARIVRGEVLSLREREFVQAARALGMGDGRIIFRHVVPNTLAPVIVSATLGIGQTILTEASLSFLGLGVQPPTPSWGNMISDGRDVLIQAWWISTFPGLAIVLTVIAFNLLGDGLRDALDPRLRI